A genomic region of Antennarius striatus isolate MH-2024 chromosome 2, ASM4005453v1, whole genome shotgun sequence contains the following coding sequences:
- the wu:fa11c10 gene encoding protein FAM110A: protein MPVETLHPADARLGGASFTSAMPFRILNKGPDYFRRPAEAGARKPSAVERLEADKAKYVKSQQVALTRQAPIKAPIIRKPLVPAGVMFQISTPPARKAPRGPSDVENGGAREGPGGRRGPTLNLDVLNNLINDVRDGPQGPGAGSRRLGAQGPGSGSSSSTSPSSSSPSSGAKSISSSLSGQRARHGDHLPPPTRGAAPSSSTSSSASSPPHNHLHAPGGDMTRRPPPVPARAPRAGAPAPYGSPNSVTVRRVDVRPQTEVRTPRRNPLQPRPRPRQTAQGQVAHPQAPPPQPPPKQPHPQLNAPAPPAYVPPSPMLVRGGVLPPASPAFTRISNASSKGSGRKHPSLHRSKSDLSDRYSRATADMERFFNYCGLAPEEVEGLGGVERFTRANSDIVSVSKLRSVSTPSSEAERGRGRGDDDDDDGGGDRGEDEPGAAGGDRVPYGISVIERNARVIKWLYGIRQARDANGAVSNV from the coding sequence ATGCCGGTGGAGACCCTGCACCCGGCGGACGCCCGTCTGGGGGGGGCATCTTTTACATCCGCCATGCCCTTCAGGATCCTGAACAAGGGGCCCGACTACTTCCGCCGCCCGGCCGAGGCGGGGGCCCGTAAGCCGAGCGCCGTCGAGCGCCTGGAGGCCGACAAGGCCAAATACGTGAAgagccagcaggtggcgctcaCCCGCCAGGCCCCCATCAAGGCCCCCATCATCCGCAAGCCCCTGGTTCCAGCGGGGGTGATGTTCCAGATCAGCACCCCCCCGGCCCGCAAGGCCCCCCGGGGCCCGTCGGACGTGGAGAACGGGGGAGCGAGGGAAGGgccgggggggaggaggggtccGACGCTGAACCTGGACGTCCTGAACAACCTGATCAACGACGTGCGTGACGGCCCCCAGGGGCCGGGGGCCGGCTCCCGGAGGTTAGGAGCCCAGGGGCCCGGATCCgggtcctcctcttccacctccccctcctcatCGTCCCCCTCCTCGGGGGCCAAgagcatcagcagcagcctcTCGGGGCAACGAGCGCGCCACGGCGACCACCTCCCCCCGCCGACCCGCGGCGCCGCCCCCtcgtcctccacctcctcctccgcctcgtCCCCACCCCACAACCACCTCCACGCCCCGGGGGGTGACATGACCCGCCGGCCCCCTCCAGTCCCGGCAAGAGCCCCCCGTGCCGGCGCCCCGGCGCCGTACGGCTCCCCCAACTCGGTGACGGTGCGCCGGGTGGACGTCCGACCCCAGACGGAGGTCAGGACCCCCCGGAGGAACCCGCTGCAGCCCCGCCCCCGGCCCCGACAGACCGCCCAAGGCCAGGTCGCACACCCCCAAGCCCCGCCTCCCCAACCACCTCCAAAACAGCCACACCCACAGCTCAACGCTCCCGCCCCTCCTGCGTACGTACCCCCCAGTCCCATGCTGGTCCGCGGTGGCGTCCTCCCCCCGGCCTCCCCAGCTTTCACCCGGATATCCAACGCCAGCTCCAAGGGGTCGGGCCGGAAGCACCCCTCCCTGCACCGCTCCAAGTCGGACCTGAGCGACCGCTACTCGCGCGCCACGGCGGACATGGAGCGCTTCTTCAACTACTGCGGGCTGGCCCccgaggaggtggaggggctGGGGGGCGTGGAGCGCTTCACCCGCGCCAACTCCGACATCGTGTCCGTGTCCAAGCTCCGCAGCGTCAGCACGCCCAGCTCCGAGGCCGagcgggggcgggggcggggggacgacgacgacgacgacggcGGCGGCGACCGTGGCGAGGACGAGCCGGGCGCCGCCGGCGGCGACCGCGTGCCGTACGGCATCTCCGTCATCGAGAGGAACGCCCGCGTCATCAAGTGGCTCTACGGCATCCGCCAGGCGCGCGACGCCAACGGCGCCGTCTCCAACGTGTAG